In Lascolabacillus massiliensis, a single genomic region encodes these proteins:
- a CDS encoding DUF6734 family protein, producing MKVCQTLWSGHKNLLEDSFGWLSPQHHLMAWTYSCLKLREFYPNVQLYTDSQGIKILINALNLPYTTYHEEYDDLRYNPSMWALPKILTYQKQLEPFIHVDGDVFIFDRFNDNLENADLLAQNLEVSTSYYNDLFSPMKKRIRYTPNFFKKNLSSKYPKSYNAGILGGKDIELLQKYASEALKFIDQNHTCQSNGNFNMIFEQLMFYSVSKAYNTEVQCFFDKRYNDNGYGIEGFADFLLIPNMRYLHLIGPLKRNEFVCNQLVRRFFNEYPDYFEKVISLFQQPLHTYFKPHEKSRGQNNGQFKSKSRFNFSRTKSLIDKLYPGVNTNSNKSIELFVKEKNNQVLNEVYKYEKKLYYFLTRKFSRIYRDEICSIEKMVIQSNPFIIEIQNNNLSCILFLNPYIEIIETAFDVNDFNPYEILREEKKQKTIACIPQLFYDGYITAELDAVSINIISILYEEATPITFIKLEEKMSELFVRVDNDEIPIRSLITKRLKFLIGNNMIYLDRE from the coding sequence ATGAAAGTTTGTCAGACACTTTGGTCCGGTCATAAAAATTTGTTAGAAGATTCTTTTGGTTGGCTTTCTCCCCAACATCATTTAATGGCGTGGACATACAGCTGTTTAAAATTAAGGGAATTCTATCCAAACGTACAGTTATACACGGATTCCCAGGGAATAAAAATATTAATTAACGCTTTGAACCTTCCATATACTACATATCATGAAGAATACGATGATCTAAGATATAATCCATCGATGTGGGCACTCCCCAAAATACTGACATATCAAAAACAGCTTGAACCTTTCATTCATGTAGATGGCGATGTTTTTATTTTCGATAGATTCAATGATAATCTGGAGAACGCAGATTTGCTTGCCCAAAATTTAGAAGTGAGTACGAGTTACTATAATGACTTATTCAGTCCAATGAAGAAGAGGATCAGATACACACCGAATTTTTTTAAAAAAAATCTATCTTCAAAGTATCCCAAATCTTATAATGCCGGAATTTTGGGAGGGAAAGATATTGAATTGTTGCAGAAATATGCCAGTGAAGCATTAAAATTTATAGACCAGAATCATACTTGCCAATCAAATGGCAACTTCAATATGATTTTTGAACAACTGATGTTTTATTCTGTCTCGAAAGCCTATAATACTGAAGTTCAGTGTTTTTTTGATAAGAGGTACAATGATAATGGATACGGTATAGAGGGATTTGCTGATTTTTTACTCATTCCTAATATGAGATACTTACATTTAATAGGACCATTAAAAAGGAATGAATTTGTTTGTAACCAATTGGTAAGAAGATTCTTCAATGAATACCCTGATTACTTCGAAAAAGTAATATCCCTTTTTCAGCAACCTCTTCATACTTATTTTAAGCCCCACGAAAAATCAAGAGGACAAAATAATGGTCAATTCAAGTCAAAAAGTAGATTCAATTTTTCCAGAACAAAATCATTGATCGATAAACTATATCCGGGAGTTAACACCAATAGCAATAAAAGTATTGAACTGTTTGTAAAAGAAAAAAACAACCAGGTACTCAACGAAGTATACAAGTATGAAAAAAAGCTGTACTATTTTTTGACCCGTAAATTTTCACGAATCTACCGTGATGAGATATGTAGTATTGAAAAAATGGTGATTCAATCAAATCCTTTTATAATTGAAATTCAGAATAATAATCTTTCCTGTATCCTTTTTCTTAACCCATATATTGAAATTATTGAAACTGCTTTCGACGTAAATGATTTCAACCCATATGAAATTTTGCGTGAAGAAAAAAAACAAAAAACAATTGCATGTATACCTCAATTATTTTATGATGGTTATATAACAGCGGAGTTAGATGCTGTCTCTATTAATATAATTTCAATATTGTATGAAGAAGCAACGCCAATTACATTTATCAAATTAGAAGAGAAAATGTCCGAACTATTTGTTAGGGTTGATAATGATGAAATTCCCATCAGGTCATTAATAACAAAAAGATTAAAATTTCTTATAGGGAACAATATGATTTATTTAGATCGGGAGTAA
- a CDS encoding BlaI/MecI/CopY family transcriptional regulator → MQKLTEKEEAIINYFWRESELFVYQLRKKYLDPKSHYNTLSTFVRKLEVKAYLSHKKIGNTYLYFAITTKEEYGKFILKKIVDKHFGGYYQVLVKNLID, encoded by the coding sequence ATGCAGAAATTGACTGAAAAGGAAGAGGCAATTATTAATTATTTTTGGAGAGAAAGTGAGTTATTTGTATATCAATTAAGAAAAAAATATCTTGACCCTAAGTCTCATTATAATACATTGTCGACTTTTGTTAGAAAATTAGAAGTTAAAGCTTATTTATCTCATAAAAAAATCGGGAATACATATTTGTACTTTGCAATAACTACAAAGGAGGAATACGGAAAATTCATCCTAAAAAAGATTGTAGATAAACATTTTGGTGGTTATTATCAGGTTTTAGTGAAAAATCTTATTGATTGA